A section of the Streptomyces sp. NBC_01408 genome encodes:
- a CDS encoding molybdopterin oxidoreductase family protein, translating to MRDTEHVPAPPRQVATHCPYCALQCGTRLSAVPGPAGGPPAHAATVEPDPDFPVNRGGLCQKGWTAPALLGTPDRLRTPLVRDASGTLRPTGWDTALDTVAASLARLRAEHGPDAVGVFGGGGLTNEKAYLLGKFARVALGTSQIDYNGRFCMSSAAAAGNAAFGLDRGLPFPVTDLGSADTVLLAGANPAETMPPLMRHLTAARLIVIDPRRTPTAERAALHLQPRPGTDLALALGLFHILVVEGHTDRAYVDRRTDGFDAAWKRAASWWPERVEKVTGVPVSDQREAVRLLAAAPRAYVLTGRGAEQHSKGTDTVAAFINVALALGLPGREGSGYGCLTGQGNGQGGREHGQKADQLPGYRMITDPAARAHVARVWGIDPAALPGPGRSAYELLDALGTETGPRALLVFGANPVVSAPRSARVAARLASLDLLVVADFVPSETARMADVVLPVTQWAEEEGTMTNLEGRVLRRRRLLDPPPGTRSDLDVLRSLATRLGDLPERYPTEPRAVFEELRKASAGGPADYSGISYERLDAGEALHWPCPRTPAPADADADAEEHPGTPRLFLERFAHPDGRARFADVEHRPPAEETHAEHPLYATTGRVLAQYQSGAQTRRVPQLTAAAPETHVEVHPDTAARAGLTDGGHARVTSARGSTLARVRLDPTLRTDTVFLPFHFPGEGRANLLTNDALDPRSRMPEFKVCAVRLTPVTTDPLPAGAVLPDTAAIPEGARS from the coding sequence ATGCGTGACACCGAGCACGTGCCGGCGCCGCCCCGCCAGGTGGCGACGCACTGCCCCTACTGCGCCCTCCAGTGCGGCACCCGGCTCAGCGCCGTCCCGGGCCCCGCCGGCGGGCCGCCCGCGCACGCGGCCACCGTCGAGCCCGACCCCGACTTCCCCGTCAACCGGGGCGGCCTGTGCCAGAAGGGCTGGACCGCCCCCGCCCTGCTCGGCACACCCGACCGGCTCCGCACCCCGCTGGTCCGCGACGCCTCCGGGACGCTGCGCCCCACCGGCTGGGACACCGCCCTCGACACGGTCGCCGCCTCCCTCGCCCGGCTCCGCGCCGAGCACGGCCCCGACGCCGTGGGCGTCTTCGGCGGCGGCGGCCTCACCAACGAAAAGGCCTACCTGCTCGGCAAGTTCGCCCGCGTCGCCCTCGGCACGAGCCAGATCGACTACAACGGCCGCTTCTGCATGTCGTCGGCCGCCGCCGCCGGGAACGCCGCCTTCGGCCTCGACCGCGGACTCCCCTTCCCCGTCACCGACCTCGGCTCCGCCGACACCGTCCTCCTCGCCGGCGCCAACCCCGCCGAGACGATGCCCCCGCTGATGCGGCACCTCACCGCCGCCCGGCTGATCGTCATCGACCCGCGCCGCACCCCCACCGCCGAGCGCGCCGCCCTGCACCTCCAGCCGCGCCCCGGCACCGACCTCGCCCTCGCCCTGGGCCTGTTCCACATCCTCGTCGTCGAGGGCCACACCGACCGGGCGTACGTCGACCGGCGCACCGACGGCTTCGACGCCGCGTGGAAGCGCGCCGCCTCCTGGTGGCCCGAGCGCGTCGAGAAGGTCACCGGCGTACCGGTCAGCGACCAGCGCGAAGCCGTCCGGCTGCTCGCCGCCGCCCCCCGCGCGTACGTCCTCACCGGGCGCGGCGCCGAGCAGCACAGCAAGGGCACCGACACCGTCGCCGCCTTCATCAACGTGGCCCTCGCCCTCGGCCTGCCCGGCCGCGAGGGCAGCGGCTACGGCTGCCTCACCGGCCAGGGCAACGGCCAGGGCGGCCGCGAGCACGGCCAGAAGGCCGACCAGCTGCCCGGCTACCGCATGATCACCGACCCGGCCGCCCGCGCCCACGTGGCCCGGGTCTGGGGCATCGACCCGGCCGCCCTCCCCGGGCCGGGCCGCAGCGCCTACGAACTCCTCGACGCCCTCGGCACCGAGACCGGCCCCCGCGCCCTCCTCGTCTTCGGCGCCAACCCGGTGGTGTCCGCGCCCCGTTCCGCGCGGGTCGCCGCCCGGCTGGCCTCGCTCGACCTGCTCGTCGTCGCCGACTTCGTGCCCTCCGAGACCGCCCGCATGGCTGATGTGGTGCTTCCCGTCACCCAGTGGGCCGAGGAGGAGGGCACCATGACCAACCTCGAAGGCCGCGTCCTGCGCCGCCGCCGGCTCCTCGACCCGCCCCCCGGGACCCGTTCCGACCTCGACGTCCTGCGGTCCCTCGCCACCAGACTGGGCGACCTGCCCGAGCGCTACCCGACCGAACCGCGGGCCGTCTTCGAGGAGCTGCGGAAGGCTTCGGCCGGCGGCCCCGCCGACTACTCGGGCATCAGCTACGAGCGGCTCGACGCGGGGGAGGCCCTGCACTGGCCCTGCCCCCGGACTCCTGCCCCCGCCGATGCCGATGCCGACGCCGAAGAACACCCCGGCACCCCGCGGCTCTTCCTTGAGCGGTTCGCCCACCCCGACGGGCGCGCCCGCTTCGCCGACGTCGAGCACCGCCCACCCGCCGAGGAGACGCACGCCGAGCATCCCCTGTACGCCACCACCGGGCGGGTACTGGCCCAGTACCAGTCCGGCGCGCAGACCCGCCGGGTGCCCCAGCTGACGGCCGCCGCCCCGGAGACGCACGTCGAGGTGCACCCCGACACCGCGGCCCGCGCGGGCCTCACCGACGGCGGCCACGCCCGGGTGACCTCGGCCCGCGGTTCCACCCTGGCCCGGGTCCGCCTCGACCCGACGCTGCGCACCGACACGGTCTTCCTGCCGTTCCACTTCCCCGGCGAGGGCCGGGCCAACCTGCTCACCAACGACGCGCTCGACCCCCGCAGCCGGATGCCCGAGTTCAAGGTCTGCGCGGTCCGCCTCACACCCGTCACCACCGACCCGCTCCCGGCCGGGGCGGTCCTGCCCGACACGGCCGCGATCCCCGAGGGGGCCCGATCATGA
- a CDS encoding MFS transporter — protein MSATRSAKGRWIEDWDAEDEQYWERGGKRIARRNLFLSVASEHIGFSIWSMWSVLVLFMTPEIGLGFAPDEKFLLVVTPTLVGALLRPPYSWAVTRFGGRNWTVFASAILLVPTLATVWFIQQPGTPLWVFLLISAVGGVGGGNFASSMTNITSFFPRRQQGWALGLNAGGGNLGVAAVQLLGLLVISTVGDTHPAYVAAVYLPLIVLISLLCAVKMDNIAAVRAEPGAQRQALAHHDTWWISLLYVGTFGSFIGYGFAFGLVLQTQFGSTPLQAASYTFLGPLLGSFSRPFGGWLADKFGGARVTLLTFAGMGAGTAVLLVASARNSLPIFIAGFTALFVLSGIGNGSTYKLIPTAFARDAEARIVAGGDATQAFATARKLSGAAVGIAGAVGALGGVAVNLAFRGSYSGGASDGTAAFLSFLGYYAVCALVTWVVYVRRERAGAAAARATAGAPAEPRRAESVHA, from the coding sequence ATGAGTGCGACGAGATCAGCCAAGGGACGCTGGATCGAGGACTGGGACGCCGAGGACGAGCAGTACTGGGAGCGCGGCGGCAAGCGCATCGCACGCCGCAACCTCTTTCTGTCCGTAGCCTCCGAACACATCGGCTTCTCCATCTGGAGCATGTGGTCGGTCCTCGTCCTGTTCATGACGCCCGAGATCGGCCTCGGTTTCGCGCCCGACGAGAAGTTCCTCCTCGTCGTCACCCCCACCCTCGTCGGCGCCCTCCTGCGCCCGCCGTACAGCTGGGCCGTCACCCGCTTCGGCGGCCGCAACTGGACCGTCTTCGCCTCGGCGATCCTGCTCGTCCCCACCCTGGCGACCGTCTGGTTCATCCAGCAGCCCGGCACCCCGCTGTGGGTGTTCCTGCTGATCAGTGCGGTCGGCGGGGTCGGCGGCGGCAACTTCGCCTCCTCCATGACCAACATCACCAGCTTCTTCCCCCGCCGCCAGCAGGGCTGGGCCCTCGGCCTCAACGCCGGCGGCGGCAACCTCGGCGTCGCGGCGGTCCAGCTGCTCGGCCTGCTCGTCATCTCCACCGTCGGCGACACCCACCCGGCCTACGTCGCCGCCGTCTACCTGCCGCTCATCGTGCTCATCTCCCTGCTGTGCGCGGTGAAGATGGACAACATCGCCGCCGTCCGGGCCGAGCCGGGCGCCCAGCGCCAGGCCCTCGCCCACCACGACACCTGGTGGATCTCCCTCCTCTACGTCGGCACCTTCGGCTCCTTCATCGGCTACGGCTTCGCCTTCGGGCTGGTCCTGCAGACGCAGTTCGGCTCCACCCCGCTCCAGGCCGCCTCGTACACCTTCCTCGGCCCCCTGCTCGGCTCCTTCTCCCGCCCCTTCGGCGGCTGGCTCGCCGACAAGTTCGGCGGCGCCCGCGTCACCCTGCTCACCTTCGCGGGCATGGGCGCCGGAACCGCGGTCCTCCTCGTGGCCTCGGCGCGGAACTCCCTGCCGATCTTCATCGCCGGATTCACCGCGCTGTTCGTCCTCAGCGGCATCGGCAACGGCTCCACGTACAAGCTGATCCCCACCGCCTTCGCCCGCGACGCCGAAGCCCGCATCGTCGCCGGCGGCGACGCCACCCAGGCCTTCGCCACCGCACGCAAGCTGTCCGGCGCCGCCGTCGGCATCGCCGGAGCGGTCGGGGCGCTGGGCGGAGTCGCCGTCAACCTGGCCTTCCGCGGCTCCTACAGCGGCGGCGCGAGCGACGGCACGGCCGCGTTCCTGTCCTTCCTCGGCTACTACGCCGTCTGCGCCCTCGTCACCTGGGTCGTCTACGTCCGCCGCGAGCGAGCCGGCGCCGCCGCGGCCCGGGCCACCGCCGGCGCCCCCGCCGAACCCCGACGCGCGGAGTCCGTCCATGCGTGA
- the pcaB gene encoding 3-carboxy-cis,cis-muconate cycloisomerase: MTEPSEGAHLEDAGLLSPVRAGTPAEAAVGDRAWLQAMLDAEAALARAQAELGTLPKAAADTITETARAGNFDLRALALAARETANPVVGLVQALTAAVRRRDPQAAEYVHRGSTSQDIFDTGAMLVAARTLRLVRADLARTARALAVLAGAHRDTPMPGRTLALHAVPTTFGLKAAGWRRLVLDADARLARLLEDGLPVSLGGAAGTLAGYLEYADIDRPEGADDGEHPYLDRLVDAFAGETGLARPVLPWHALRTPMADLAAALAFTAGALGKIAVDVQSLTRTEVGEVTEPTTAGRGSSSAMPHKRNPVLATLIRAAALQVPVIAAGLTQCLVTEDERSGGVWHAEWQLLREALRLTGGAAHTAVELAEGLEVRAARMRENLDLTGGQIVSERIAARLAPLLGKAAAKQLLSDASAAAAANGQTLGAVLAQLPGHGLDTAAVARLCDPAGYLGAAGALVDRALADVQPVGRR; encoded by the coding sequence ATGACCGAGCCCTCTGAGGGGGCCCACCTGGAGGACGCCGGCCTGCTCTCACCCGTGCGGGCCGGCACCCCGGCCGAGGCGGCCGTCGGCGACCGGGCATGGCTCCAGGCCATGCTCGACGCCGAGGCCGCCCTGGCCCGGGCCCAGGCGGAACTCGGCACCCTGCCGAAGGCCGCCGCGGACACCATCACCGAGACCGCCCGGGCCGGGAACTTCGACCTCCGGGCCCTCGCCCTCGCCGCGCGGGAGACCGCCAACCCGGTCGTCGGCCTGGTCCAGGCGCTCACCGCGGCCGTCCGCCGACGCGACCCGCAGGCCGCGGAGTACGTCCACCGCGGTTCCACCAGCCAGGACATCTTCGACACCGGTGCCATGCTGGTGGCCGCGCGGACCCTGCGCCTGGTCCGCGCCGACCTGGCGCGCACCGCGCGGGCCCTGGCAGTCCTGGCCGGCGCCCACCGCGACACCCCGATGCCCGGCCGCACCCTGGCCCTGCACGCCGTGCCCACCACGTTCGGCCTCAAGGCCGCCGGCTGGCGCCGCCTCGTCCTCGACGCCGACGCCCGGCTGGCCCGCCTCCTCGAAGACGGCCTGCCCGTCTCCCTCGGCGGGGCGGCCGGCACCCTCGCCGGGTACCTGGAGTACGCCGACATCGACCGCCCCGAAGGGGCTGACGACGGCGAACACCCCTACCTGGACCGGCTCGTCGACGCCTTCGCCGGCGAGACCGGACTCGCCCGCCCCGTCCTGCCCTGGCACGCGCTGCGCACCCCGATGGCCGACCTCGCCGCCGCGCTGGCCTTCACCGCCGGAGCCCTCGGCAAGATCGCCGTCGACGTGCAGTCACTGACCCGCACCGAGGTCGGCGAAGTCACCGAGCCGACCACCGCCGGACGCGGCAGCTCCTCCGCGATGCCGCACAAGCGCAACCCCGTACTCGCCACCCTGATCCGCGCCGCGGCCCTCCAGGTCCCGGTGATCGCCGCCGGTCTGACGCAGTGCCTGGTCACCGAGGACGAGCGCTCCGGGGGCGTCTGGCACGCCGAATGGCAGCTGCTGCGCGAAGCCCTGCGGCTGACCGGCGGAGCGGCGCACACCGCGGTCGAGCTGGCCGAGGGCCTGGAGGTCCGGGCCGCGAGGATGCGCGAGAACCTCGACCTCACCGGCGGCCAGATCGTCTCCGAGCGCATCGCCGCCAGGCTTGCCCCGCTGCTCGGCAAGGCCGCCGCGAAGCAGCTGCTCAGCGACGCCTCGGCCGCCGCCGCGGCGAACGGGCAGACCCTGGGCGCCGTACTGGCACAACTGCCGGGGCACGGGCTCGACACCGCCGCCGTCGCCCGGCTGTGCGACCCGGCCGGCTACCTCGGCGCGGCGGGCGCCCTCGTCGACCGCGCCCTGGCCGACGTACAGCCGGTGGGGCGTCGCTGA
- a CDS encoding FAD/NAD(P)-binding domain-containing protein gives MSTSSVEICVIGAGPRGLSVVERLIANERQRPSHDSVALHVVDPSAPGAGQVWRSGQSRHLLMNTVACQITVYTDESCTIEGPIEPGPSLYEWAKSLSVLGQFGDYDEGTLAEAAALGPDTYPTRAFYGSYLGECFQRAVVGAPQHVTVHVHGSRAVAIADTQGMPGGPQGVRLEDGTRLNNLDAIILAQGHVPARLTPREARTASLARIHYLTYLTPGNPADADLARIEPGQSVILRGLGLNFFDYMSLFSHGRGGTFVRGEDGKLTYQPSGKEPRLYAFSRRGIPFQARGDNEKGAYGRYYPKLLTPAYIEGLRERADDGGSVTFNADLWPFISREVESVYYGALLTAEGREEERETFIRRYLEREEAADRVALVAEYGIPEERYWSWEKLSVPYGDTEFADRGAFRKWLVEYLAADVVAARQGNLTGPLKSALDVLRDLRNEVRLAVDHGGLDGDSHRDDLEGWYTPLNGFLSIGPPATRIEEMIALIEAGILTLTGPGTQVRIDPDTQTYQAVSSTVPGAVIKAQVLIEARLPEPDLRRTADPLLQHLLDTDQAKPYVITGGQGGYQTGGLAVTERPYRLIDARGTAHPRRFAYGVPTESVHWVTAAGIRPGVDSVTLGDSDAIARAVLALPPVAHAPAGIRPISREAADDQLPGVIV, from the coding sequence ATGAGCACCTCATCCGTCGAGATCTGCGTCATCGGCGCCGGTCCCCGCGGGCTGTCCGTCGTCGAGCGACTGATCGCCAACGAACGCCAGCGCCCCTCGCACGACTCGGTCGCCCTCCACGTCGTGGACCCCTCCGCGCCCGGCGCCGGCCAGGTCTGGCGCTCCGGTCAGTCCCGCCACCTGCTGATGAACACCGTCGCCTGCCAGATCACCGTCTACACCGACGAGAGCTGCACGATCGAGGGCCCCATCGAGCCCGGCCCGAGCCTCTACGAGTGGGCCAAGTCCCTCTCCGTGCTCGGCCAGTTCGGCGACTACGACGAGGGCACCCTCGCCGAGGCCGCCGCCCTGGGCCCGGACACCTACCCCACCCGCGCCTTCTACGGCAGCTACCTCGGCGAGTGCTTCCAGCGCGCCGTCGTCGGGGCGCCCCAGCACGTGACGGTCCACGTCCACGGCTCCCGCGCGGTCGCCATCGCCGACACCCAGGGCATGCCCGGCGGCCCGCAGGGCGTCCGCCTGGAGGACGGCACCCGCCTGAACAACCTGGACGCGATCATCCTGGCCCAGGGCCACGTCCCGGCCCGCCTGACCCCGCGCGAGGCCCGCACGGCCTCGCTCGCCCGCATCCACTACCTGACGTACCTGACCCCGGGGAACCCGGCCGACGCCGACCTCGCGCGGATCGAGCCCGGCCAGTCGGTGATCCTGCGCGGCCTCGGTCTGAACTTCTTCGACTACATGTCGCTGTTCAGCCACGGCCGCGGCGGCACCTTCGTCCGCGGCGAGGACGGCAAGCTCACGTACCAGCCCTCCGGGAAGGAACCGCGGCTCTACGCCTTCTCCCGGCGCGGGATCCCCTTCCAGGCCCGCGGTGACAACGAGAAGGGCGCGTACGGCCGTTACTACCCCAAGCTGCTGACCCCGGCCTACATCGAGGGCCTGCGCGAGCGCGCCGACGACGGGGGTTCGGTCACCTTCAACGCCGACCTGTGGCCCTTCATCTCACGGGAGGTCGAGAGCGTCTACTACGGAGCGCTGCTCACCGCGGAGGGCCGGGAGGAGGAGCGCGAGACCTTCATCCGGCGCTACCTCGAACGGGAGGAGGCCGCCGACCGGGTCGCCCTGGTCGCCGAGTACGGCATCCCCGAGGAGCGGTACTGGAGCTGGGAGAAGCTCTCCGTCCCCTACGGCGACACCGAGTTCGCCGACCGTGGCGCCTTCCGGAAGTGGCTGGTCGAGTACCTCGCGGCCGATGTGGTCGCCGCGCGCCAGGGAAACCTGACCGGCCCGCTCAAGTCGGCCCTCGACGTCCTGCGCGACCTGCGCAACGAGGTCCGCCTCGCCGTCGACCACGGCGGTCTGGACGGCGACTCGCACCGCGACGACCTCGAAGGCTGGTACACCCCGCTCAACGGCTTCCTCTCCATCGGCCCGCCGGCCACCCGCATCGAGGAGATGATCGCCCTGATCGAGGCGGGCATCCTCACCCTCACCGGCCCCGGCACCCAGGTCCGCATCGACCCCGACACGCAGACGTACCAGGCCGTGTCCAGCACCGTTCCGGGCGCCGTGATCAAGGCGCAGGTCCTCATCGAGGCCCGGCTGCCCGAGCCCGACCTGCGGCGCACGGCCGACCCGCTGCTCCAGCACCTGCTGGACACCGACCAGGCCAAGCCGTACGTCATCACCGGCGGCCAGGGCGGCTACCAGACCGGCGGTCTCGCGGTCACCGAGCGCCCGTACCGGCTCATCGACGCCCGCGGCACGGCCCACCCGCGCCGGTTCGCGTACGGAGTGCCCACCGAGTCCGTCCACTGGGTCACCGCCGCCGGCATCCGGCCCGGCGTGGACTCCGTGACCCTCGGGGACTCCGACGCCATCGCCCGCGCCGTGCTGGCCCTGCCGCCCGTCGCGCACGCACCCGCGGGGATCCGCCCCATCAGCAGGGAGGCAGCCGACGACCAGCTGCCCGGTGTGATCGTATGA
- a CDS encoding class I adenylate-forming enzyme family protein, with translation MLLQRIGNKGIRLGTLFDRAAARTPAGLVVMDHDLDIAPQLGRRATFTELADLIDDFASRLWSVGVRPNHHVVVHKSDGFDISLLACAIARIGAVPALLSPKLDGETVAVLVKRIDRPFLITDQDKLEHHLPVEILDITAKVLLTSGTFDGTVALASLAGATRVPAIPMPADHPTLITHTSGTTGTPKLAVHTGFTFESRYRPQATVFSAVSKREPVAVHVSFVHSRMFTAMPISILQGHTLIVLREDDPETVADIFAQAPPGFIEAHPNTFLRWEALADDPRGPLANVKYFSSTFDAIHPRTVSILLNATKRSNPLFAQAYGQSEVGPIAARTYTRKGGADFDGRCVGSPFPGMTNVRVVSRDGNPVTKTNPGFIEIKSDGRIITYLSEHERWEKQVNDGWWRMGDLGYRTKWGCLHLLDREVDEIPGIGSTLEIEDKLFSRLHELIEVIIIPGSDGVPVPVVCTRDDKPLDVIAWKSAVIGLPHMADPVQWRLEDVPQTSTTKIKRLELARLVAASAAE, from the coding sequence ATGCTTCTCCAGCGCATAGGAAACAAGGGCATCCGGCTGGGTACGCTCTTCGACCGAGCGGCTGCCCGGACCCCCGCGGGTCTCGTGGTCATGGACCACGACCTGGACATCGCCCCGCAGCTGGGGCGCCGTGCGACCTTCACCGAACTCGCCGATCTGATCGACGACTTCGCCTCCCGGCTGTGGTCGGTCGGCGTCCGTCCCAACCACCACGTCGTCGTGCACAAGTCCGACGGCTTCGACATCTCCCTGCTGGCCTGCGCGATCGCCCGGATCGGCGCCGTCCCGGCCCTGCTGTCCCCGAAGCTCGACGGTGAGACCGTCGCGGTCCTGGTCAAGCGCATCGACCGGCCCTTCCTCATCACCGACCAGGACAAGCTGGAGCACCACCTGCCGGTCGAGATCCTGGACATCACGGCCAAGGTGCTGCTGACTTCGGGCACCTTCGACGGGACCGTGGCGCTGGCCTCGCTCGCCGGTGCGACCCGTGTCCCGGCCATCCCGATGCCGGCGGACCACCCCACCCTGATCACGCACACGTCCGGCACCACCGGCACCCCGAAGCTCGCCGTGCACACCGGCTTCACCTTCGAGTCCCGCTACCGTCCGCAGGCCACCGTCTTCTCGGCCGTCAGCAAGCGCGAACCCGTCGCCGTGCACGTCTCGTTCGTGCACTCCCGGATGTTCACGGCCATGCCGATCTCGATCCTCCAGGGACACACCCTCATCGTCCTGCGGGAGGACGACCCCGAGACCGTCGCCGACATCTTCGCCCAGGCCCCGCCCGGCTTCATCGAGGCCCACCCCAACACCTTCCTGCGCTGGGAGGCCCTGGCCGACGACCCGCGCGGCCCGCTGGCGAACGTCAAGTACTTCAGCTCGACCTTCGACGCGATCCACCCGCGCACCGTCTCGATCCTGCTCAACGCCACCAAGCGGAGCAACCCGCTCTTCGCCCAGGCCTACGGCCAGAGCGAGGTGGGCCCCATCGCGGCGCGCACCTACACCCGCAAGGGCGGCGCGGACTTCGACGGCCGCTGCGTGGGATCGCCGTTCCCCGGCATGACCAACGTCCGTGTCGTCAGCCGCGACGGCAATCCCGTCACCAAGACGAACCCCGGCTTCATCGAGATCAAGTCCGACGGCCGCATCATCACCTACCTCTCCGAGCACGAGCGCTGGGAGAAGCAGGTCAACGACGGCTGGTGGCGGATGGGCGACCTCGGCTACCGCACCAAGTGGGGCTGCCTGCACCTCCTCGACCGCGAGGTCGACGAGATCCCCGGCATCGGCTCCACGCTGGAGATCGAGGACAAGCTCTTCAGCCGGCTGCACGAGCTGATCGAGGTCATCATCATCCCCGGCTCCGACGGCGTCCCGGTGCCGGTGGTCTGCACGCGCGACGACAAGCCGCTCGACGTGATCGCGTGGAAGTCCGCCGTCATCGGCCTGCCGCACATGGCCGACCCGGTCCAGTGGCGCCTCGAGGACGTCCCGCAGACCTCCACCACCAAGATCAAGCGCCTTGAGCTGGCCCGCCTGGTCGCGGCCTCCGCCGCGGAGTAG
- a CDS encoding SRPBCC family protein, which translates to MTNSIIDSTPLFEVRADIPVAASAQEIYDVVSNLTRSGEWSPECQGGEWISGEPSSVGAVFRGENLRAEDVVGWAPLIRGTWYTEARITAAEPGRTFRWMMLTHAQEDQESIWGFDIEPAEQGSGSVLVHHFRMGKATAGIHKIVADLDEVQRKQFITDWTEKLEQDLDATLGRIRDVVEGR; encoded by the coding sequence ATGACGAACTCCATCATCGACTCGACCCCGCTTTTCGAGGTCCGCGCGGACATTCCCGTCGCGGCCTCCGCCCAGGAGATCTACGACGTCGTCAGCAACCTGACCCGGAGCGGCGAATGGAGCCCGGAGTGCCAGGGCGGCGAGTGGATCTCCGGTGAGCCCTCCAGCGTTGGCGCGGTGTTCCGCGGCGAGAACCTGCGCGCCGAGGACGTCGTCGGCTGGGCCCCGCTGATCCGCGGCACCTGGTACACCGAGGCCCGCATCACGGCGGCCGAACCCGGCCGCACCTTCCGCTGGATGATGCTGACGCACGCGCAGGAGGACCAGGAGTCCATCTGGGGCTTCGACATCGAGCCGGCGGAGCAGGGCTCCGGTTCGGTCCTCGTCCACCACTTCCGGATGGGCAAGGCGACCGCCGGCATCCACAAGATCGTGGCCGACCTGGACGAGGTCCAGCGCAAGCAGTTCATCACCGACTGGACCGAGAAGCTCGAGCAGGACCTCGACGCCACCCTCGGCCGCATCCGCGACGTCGTCGAAGGCCGCTGA